A genomic region of Caenorhabditis elegans chromosome V contains the following coding sequences:
- the srg-67 gene encoding Serpentine receptor class gamma (Predicted), giving the protein MSLNITVSMEEVNLDLRMKILTVVELGYGIPSFICMVAFLVMMGSSKVFKSSFYRLVQLDLLTNILLYLNTWIALRLESQPSCIFLLKSIEELLPGFLTWCKYLTWWFLHIQFLSACSLSAHRISSFWWPTIYEMFWSQYYVACGLAFVIYSFMPTLIWHEFAVEVSIENGILMKTLRPTTIMFALNVTAGFSTAYFIIISVLGITTAYIVYKMEKSLSAIYSKVAKKLTKIAFTYSAVYLGILFWTVATALNFYIGVIPDLIMEINNTIMVFCSGLMTLSLPYVLLFFDTNVKKQFFPKSATTDITLISSPSVPYN; this is encoded by the exons ATGTCATTAAACATCACAGTTTCCATGGAAGAGGTTAATCTTGACCTACGTATGAAAATACTTACCGTTGTCGAGTTGGGCTATGGTATTCCATCTTTCATTTGCATGGTTGCTTTTTTAGTTATGATGGGATCGTCAAAAGTGTTCAAAAGCTCATTTTACAGACTAGTACAATTGGACTTGTTAACA aacatttTACTCTACTTGAACACATGGATTGCTCTTAGACTGGAGTCTCAACCGTCTTGTATctttcttttaaaatcaattgaaGAGTTGCTACCTGGATTTTTGACATGGTGTAAATATCTTACTTGGTGGTTTTTGCACATTCAATTTCTATCAGCATGCTCGTTGAGTGCTCATCGAATATCATCGTTTTGGTGGCCAACGATTTATGAAATG TTCTGGTCTCAATATTATGTGGCATGCGGTCTTGCATTTGTAATCTACAGTTTCATGCCAACTCTCATCTGGCACGAGTTCGCAGTAGAGGTATCAATTGAAAACGGAATTCTCATGAAAACTTTACGTCCTACAACAATAATGTTTGCGTTGAATGTTACGGCTGGATTCTCTACAgcatattttattattatttcagttttGGGAATTACAACAGCCTACATTGTATATAAAATGGAGAAAT CGCTCTCCGCTATTTATAGCAAAGTTGCCAAGAAATTGACCAAGATCGCATTTACCTATAGTGCTGTATATCTTGGAATTCTGTTTTGGACTGTTGCCACtgctttgaatttttatattggTGTAATTCCAGACTTGATCATGGAGATAAATAACACAATTATGGTGTTTTGCTCGGGTTTG atgacacTTTCTCTCCCATACGTTTTATTATTCTTTGATACAAATGTAAAAAAGCAGTTCTTTCCGAAATCAGCTACTACAGATATCACATTGATTAGTTCGCCTTCAGTTCCTTATAACTAG
- the ZC317.2 gene encoding uncharacterized protein (Confirmed by transcript evidence) translates to MPTTFSPVIGMSESIATQTCNCHYPIGLVIFLIFTIISLFVCICVCCIDLGDCNICQGDSKKEVKFRRTSMNARFVEPSKFVIDRKLSMDPCLLEYRQLYNSGSASSNSYSRCIENPQFSFSTDRSLISTV, encoded by the exons atgccAACAACATTTTCCCCGGTTATTGGAATGTCAGAAAGTATTGCTACACAAACCTGTAATTGTCACTATCCAATTGGTCTAGTGATATTCctaattttcacaattatAAGCTTATTCGTGTGTATATGTGTTTGCTGTATTGATTTGGGAGAt tgCAACATTTGCCAAGGAGATAGCAAAAAAGAAGTAAAGTTCCGTCGAACGTCAATGAACGCTCGATTCGTTGAGCCGAGCAAGTTTGTGATTGATAGGAAG ctatcCATGGATCCGTGTTTACTGGAGTATCGTCAACTGTACAATTCAGGAAGTGCATCATCCAACTCTTACTCCAGATGCATCGAAAATCCACAGTTCTCATTTTCAACTGACAGATCTCTCATTTCAACTGTATAA
- the srg-68 gene encoding Serpentine receptor class gamma (Predicted), whose product MSRNLSISLEDVKLDPTVRILTIIELVYSIPSFILLICFQFLLGISKVYANSFYRLVQLALLTNTFVYLNTWIAVRMEMHPSCILILKVIEVWLPGFLTWAKYLTWWFLHIQFLSASSLTVHRISSFWWPQTYEKFWTKCYFYVGAAFIFYSFLPTLTWFDFANEILIVDDKLMRSRNPEIIIKATNVTAVFTVVYFIILCVLGIITSVMIGKNKQALSAVYEKIAKKLTHIAIVHCVVFAGILLWSVLTSLNSYWNFIPSVIIAINQTLMVFSSDLMTLSLPYILLFFDSNVQRQFMQKCVRKNNSLSTVFVLSN is encoded by the exons ATGTCtcgaaatttatcaatttctcTGGAAGATGTGAAGCTGGACCCAACTGTAAGAATACTTACAATCATTGAACTGGTCTACAGTATTCCTTCATTCATTCTTCTGATAtgcttccaatttttgttagGGATTTCGAAAGTATATGCAAATTCATTTTATAGACTAGTTCAGTTGGCTTTGTTAACT AACACTTTTGTCTACTTGAATACATGGATTGCAGTTCGAATGGAGATGCATCCATcttgtattttaattttaaaggtcATTGAAGTATGGCTACCAGGATTTTTGACATGGGCTAAATATCTTACTTGGTGGTTTTTGCATATACAATTTCTATCGGCTTCTTCGCTGACCGTTCACcgaatttcttcattttggTGGCCTCAAACCTATGAAAAG TTCTGGACAAAATGTTATTTCTATGTTGGTGCAGCATTCATATTCTACAGTTTTCTGCCAACTTTGACTTGGTTTGATTTTGCAAATGAAATCCTTATCGTGGACGATAAACTGATGAGATCCAGAAATCCggaaataattattaaagCTACAAATGTGACGGCTGTATTTACTGTTGTTTATTTTATAATTCTTTGTGTGCTGGGAATTATAACATCCGTAATGATTGGTAAAAATAAGCAAG CTCTCTCCGCCGTATACGAAAAAATTGCCAAGAAACTCACTCATATCGCAATTGTCCACTGCGTCGTGtttgctggaattttattATGGAGTGTTCTCACTTCATTGAACTCATATTGGAACTTTATCCCAAGTGTTATTATTGCAATTAATCAAACCCTAATGGTGTTTTCTTCGGATTTG atgacatTATCACTACCATATATTCTCttattttttgacagtaaTGTTCAAAGACAATTCATGCAAAAGTGTGTTCGGAAAAACAACTCTCTGTCGACTGTCTTTGTACTTTCGAATtag
- the glc-3 gene encoding Ig-like domain-containing protein (Confirmed by transcript evidence), translated as MSLRSLLNILLIVAFWIVGGNCDASSDTEIIKKLLGKGYDWRVRPPGINLTIPGTHGAVIVYVNMLIRSISKIDDVNMEYSVQLTFREEWVDGRLAYGFPGDSTPDFLILTAGQQIWMPDSFFQNEKQAHKHDIDKPNVLIRIHRDGRILYSVRISMVLSCPMHLQYYPMDVQTCLIDLASYAYTENDIEYRWKKTDPVQLKKGLHSSLPSFELNNVDTTLCTSKTNTGTYSCLRTVLELRRQFSYYLLQLYIPSTMLVIVSWVSFWLDRGAVPARVTLGVTTLLTMTTQASGINAKLPPVSYTKAIDVWIGACLTFIFGALLEFAWVTYISSRSFYKRNKNCSSRNSLLIETKQALIIPNTVVAQFPEHPEEVEMGLAQAPDVWIRQSGNGKTVSRVNGHINHNNDEAAELIIFDAKHKNRRFVWWTNFRNIRLIRWIRNRLNVDDNAKRADLISRVLFPTLFVCFNFVYWTKYSQYHAPEAK; from the exons ATGAGTCTCCGTTCACTTCTCAATATTCTGCTTATTGTTGCATTTTGGATAGTTGGAGG aaattgcGATGCTTCCTCGGATACCGAAATTATCAAGAAACTGCTCGGAAAAGGATATGACTGGAGAGTACGTCCGCCTGGTATTAACCTAACAATTCCTGGAACTCACGGAGCAGTCATTGTTTATGTGAACATGCTGATTAGAAG tatTTCGAAAATAGACGATGTGAATATGGAGTACAGTGTTCAATTGACTTTCCGAGAGGAATGGGTTGACGGACGGCTGGCTTACGGGTTTCCAGGCGATTCGACGCCagatttcttgattttgacTGCAGGACAGCAGATTTGGATGCCAGATAGTTTTTTCCAG AACGAAAAACAAGCTCACAAACACGACATCGACAAGCCGAATGTGCTAATTCGAATTCATAGAGACGGTCGAATTCTTTACTCGGTTCGAATTTCGATGGTTTTGTCATGTCCGATGCATTTACAATACTATCCAATGGATGTTCAAACGTGTCTGATTGATCTTGCCTCTTACGCATATACTGAAAATGATATCGAGTATCGATGGAAGAAGACTGATCCAGTTCAATTGAAGAAAGGACTGCATTCTTCACttccaagttttgaacttAATAAT gtTGATACAACTTTATGTACGAGTAAAACAAATACAGGAACTTACTCCTGTCTACGAACAGTCTTGGAACTGAGACGACAGTTCAGTTATTATCTTCTTCAATTATATATTCCATCAACAATGTTAGTGATCGTCTCATGGGTATCGTTTTGGCTAGACAGAGGTGCTGTCCCCGCACGAGTCACTTTGGGAGTAACTACTCTACTCACAATGACCACACag GCCTCCGGAATCAACGCCAAACTTCCACCGGTCTCATACACAAAAGCGATCGATGTTTGGATTGGCGCCTGccttacttttatttttggtgCTTTATTAGAATTTGCATGGGTAACTTACATATCGTCGAGGAGTTTTTATAAAC GAAATAAAAACTGCTCAAGTCGAAATTCACTATTGATCGAAACAAAACAGGCACTGATTATTCCGAACACAGTGGTAGCTCAGTTTCCAGAGCATCCCGAG GAAGTGGAAATGGGGTTGGCTCAGGCTCCAGATGTTTGGATTCGACAGTctggaaatggaaaaactGTAAGTAGAGTAAATGGGCATATCAATCACAACAATGATGAGGCCGCGGAGCTCATCATTTTTGACGCCAAGCACAAAAATCGCCGATTTGTTTGGTGGACTAACTTTCGAAATATTCGACTAATTAGATGGATTCGAAATCGATTAAATGTTGATGATAACGCGAAAAGGGCGGATTTAATATCAA gagtcCTATTTCCTACTCTCTTCGTATGTTTCAACTTTGTCTACTGGACCAAGTATTCACAATATCACGCACCGGAAGCCAAATGA